Genomic segment of Andrena cerasifolii isolate SP2316 chromosome 16, iyAndCera1_principal, whole genome shotgun sequence:
GTTCAATAGTTTCTTAATGTGCTCAACATTCGGCTTGATACCCACAACGCAATTCTTTGTGAACGAAGCAGCTGCATCGCCTAGAAGTCTCGCAGATCTTAACGTGTTCGCAGCAATGACTGGTTTGAATACATTGAGCTCGAAATGACCGTTGCTCCCGGCGACAGTTACCGCGACATGATTACCCATTACTTGGCAACAGACCATGGTAATCGATTCGCATTGCGTAGGATTTACTTTGCCAGGCATAATTGAACTTCCTGGTTCGTTTTCGGGGAGAGACAATTCTCCCAAACCGCAACGTGGCCCACTTCCCAAGAACCGAATATCATTAGCTATCTGAATACATCAACATTACACGCAATAGTAATTACATTCAGTTAAAGCTTTAATAACGTTCTGTACTTGGATCTCATAAAAATGTACCTTCATAATTGAAACTGCTACTGTGTTAAGTGCACCGTGCACTTCTACGAGAGCATCGTGCGCTGCTAAAGCCTCAAATTTATTAGGAGCAGTTACAAATGGTAAACCGGTCAGTTCCGCGATCTTTGCCGCCGACTTCTCCGCGAAGCTTTCGAACGTATTCAATCCAGTACCAACCGCGGTTCCACCGAGCGCCAACTCGTACAGCCGTGGAAGAGTAGCTTTCACTCTTTTGATGCCATTCTCCACTTGTTTCGCATAGGCTGAATATTATAATTCTCGTTAACCAACGATCTTCCCATAAATACGGATCCGTAAAGTAAGTTAACACCAACCTGAGAATTCCTGACCCAGTGTCAAAGGCACAGCATCCTGAGTATGAGTCCtaccaatttttataatatctttCCAGGTTACGGATTTCTGTTTCAAGGCTTCATGCAACTTCTCCAAGCCGGGTAGAGTTACCTTATTAATTTCCATAGCAACTGCTATGTGCATAGCAGTTGGGAATGTGTCGTTACTACTCTGACCCTTATTTACATGATCGTTTGGATGCACAGGTGTCTTCGATCCAAGCTTACCACCGAGCAGTTCGATCGCACGATTCGAGATTACCTACAGGGGGTTtataaattaagtaaaaataccATGCAAGTACTACGAGCATTAAGTAACATAAATACCTCGTTAGTATTCATATTGGTTTGTGTACCGGAGCCCGTTTGCCAAATTACCAGTGGGAAATGATCCTTATAAAGTTTGCCACTTATAACGTCATCTGCAGCTTTGCTAATAGCATCGGCCAGTTTTGGGTCCAATCCGAAGCCTTTATTCACTTCTGCCGCAGCTTTCTTCAATATACCCATTGCAACAATGATGCCATACTGGTTGAATACGATAGACACACATTAAAACAGCTatgaagaaaaatgtaatggTGCTAACTAATTGTATGTTCTCTTACAGGCATGCGTTCAGAGGTGTCGCCAATTGGAAAGTTTATCACCGATCGCATGGTTTGCGCTCCATAGTATTTGTCAGCAGGGACTTTGAGTTCGCCGAAAGTGTCTCTTTCAATACGATATTCCTTACTCGCGTCCTGCAATT
This window contains:
- the LOC143377751 gene encoding fumarate hydratase, mitochondrial isoform X2; translation: MDASKEYRIERDTFGELKVPADKYYGAQTMRSVINFPIGDTSERMPYGIIVAMGILKKAAAEVNKGFGLDPKLADAISKAADDVISGKLYKDHFPLVIWQTGSGTQTNMNTNEVISNRAIELLGGKLGSKTPVHPNDHVNKGQSSNDTFPTAMHIAVAMEINKVTLPGLEKLHEALKQKSVTWKDIIKIGRTHTQDAVPLTLGQEFSAYAKQVENGIKRVKATLPRLYELALGGTAVGTGLNTFESFAEKSAAKIAELTGLPFVTAPNKFEALAAHDALVEVHGALNTVAVSIMKIANDIRFLGSGPRCGLGELSLPENEPGSSIMPGKVNPTQCESITMVCCQVMGNHVAVTVAGSNGHFELNVFKPVIAANTLRSARLLGDAAASFTKNCVVGIKPNVEHIKKLLNDSLMLVTALNPHIGYDKAAAIAKQAHKENLTLKEGALKNGVTAEQFNEWVKPENMLGPKPMK
- the LOC143377751 gene encoding fumarate hydratase, mitochondrial isoform X3 — protein: MRSVINFPIGDTSERMPYGIIVAMGILKKAAAEVNKGFGLDPKLADAISKAADDVISGKLYKDHFPLVIWQTGSGTQTNMNTNEVISNRAIELLGGKLGSKTPVHPNDHVNKGQSSNDTFPTAMHIAVAMEINKVTLPGLEKLHEALKQKSVTWKDIIKIGRTHTQDAVPLTLGQEFSAYAKQVENGIKRVKATLPRLYELALGGTAVGTGLNTFESFAEKSAAKIAELTGLPFVTAPNKFEALAAHDALVEVHGALNTVAVSIMKIANDIRFLGSGPRCGLGELSLPENEPGSSIMPGKVNPTQCESITMVCCQVMGNHVAVTVAGSNGHFELNVFKPVIAANTLRSARLLGDAAASFTKNCVVGIKPNVEHIKKLLNDSLMLVTALNPHIGYDKAAAIAKQAHKENLTLKEGALKNGVTAEQFNEWVKPENMLGPKPMK
- the LOC143377751 gene encoding fumarate hydratase, mitochondrial isoform X1; this translates as MALKLLRCLPAHRGLRELKISSGTFILRLSVSTSAVSRGCDSKDASKEYRIERDTFGELKVPADKYYGAQTMRSVINFPIGDTSERMPYGIIVAMGILKKAAAEVNKGFGLDPKLADAISKAADDVISGKLYKDHFPLVIWQTGSGTQTNMNTNEVISNRAIELLGGKLGSKTPVHPNDHVNKGQSSNDTFPTAMHIAVAMEINKVTLPGLEKLHEALKQKSVTWKDIIKIGRTHTQDAVPLTLGQEFSAYAKQVENGIKRVKATLPRLYELALGGTAVGTGLNTFESFAEKSAAKIAELTGLPFVTAPNKFEALAAHDALVEVHGALNTVAVSIMKIANDIRFLGSGPRCGLGELSLPENEPGSSIMPGKVNPTQCESITMVCCQVMGNHVAVTVAGSNGHFELNVFKPVIAANTLRSARLLGDAAASFTKNCVVGIKPNVEHIKKLLNDSLMLVTALNPHIGYDKAAAIAKQAHKENLTLKEGALKNGVTAEQFNEWVKPENMLGPKPMK